The following proteins come from a genomic window of Pseudomonas putida:
- a CDS encoding diguanylate cyclase yields the protein MPVDLQALYPRLIHLMLDTVFVVDRDNQIVFVSDACKTLLGYEACELIGTPITRYMHPDDLPATRASIMRVMNGQPHYDFSNRYLRKDGSVVHILWAACWSDEAQARIGVARDVTALREAEDELRFLAHHDPLTRLANRAMFNERLDTALAAARRHNRRLALLFLDINDFKQINDNHGHSVGDRVLCTLARRLESCVGAAGTVARMGGDEFTVLLPDCPSPEAIATHVQHILAVMAKPLDAEFSGIEAPSCSIGVACFPEDGNDADMLLRHADGHMYRIKRQRAATG from the coding sequence ATGCCCGTAGACCTGCAAGCGTTGTACCCCAGGCTGATCCACCTGATGCTGGACACGGTATTCGTGGTCGACAGGGACAACCAGATCGTGTTCGTCAGTGATGCCTGCAAGACGCTGCTGGGCTATGAAGCCTGCGAACTGATCGGCACACCGATCACCCGCTACATGCACCCTGACGACCTCCCGGCTACGCGCGCCTCGATCATGCGGGTGATGAACGGCCAGCCGCACTACGACTTTAGCAACCGTTACCTTCGCAAGGATGGCAGCGTGGTGCACATACTGTGGGCGGCCTGCTGGTCCGACGAGGCCCAGGCGCGTATCGGCGTGGCACGGGACGTTACCGCCCTGCGCGAGGCCGAAGACGAACTGCGCTTCCTCGCCCATCATGACCCACTGACCCGGCTGGCCAACCGCGCCATGTTCAATGAGCGGCTGGACACCGCCCTGGCCGCGGCCCGGCGTCACAACCGCAGGCTGGCCTTGCTGTTCCTCGATATCAATGACTTCAAGCAGATCAACGACAACCACGGCCACAGCGTGGGTGACCGGGTACTGTGCACACTGGCCCGACGCCTGGAAAGCTGCGTGGGGGCGGCTGGCACGGTAGCGCGGATGGGCGGTGACGAATTCACCGTGCTGTTACCCGATTGCCCGTCGCCGGAGGCCATTGCCACGCACGTACAGCACATTCTCGCGGTCATGGCCAAACCGCTCGACGCCGAATTTTCCGGCATCGAGGCACCTTCCTGCAGTATTGGCGTGGCCTGCTTTCCCGAAGACGGCAACGATGCCGACATGCTACTGCGCCATGCTGACGGGCACATGTACCGAATCAAGCGCCAACGCGCTGCGACGGGCTGA
- the chrA gene encoding chromate efflux transporter translates to MAEHLQATAGQTPASVGLGQALLFWLKLGFVSFGGPAGQIAIMHQELVERRRWISERRFLHALNYCMLLPGPEAQQLATYIGWLTHRTWGGVIAGALFVLPSLFILIGLSWVYLTWSEVPVVAGIFEGIKPAVTAIVVHAAHRIGTRALKNGWLWAIAAASFVAIFALDVPFPLIVLAAALLGYVGGRVLPAQFAPGGGHSAARARQRPALIDDETPIPSHARFSWGRLVTLLLAVAALWLLPMGLLTAAFGWQGTLTQMGWFFTKAALLTFGGAYAVLPYVYQGAVSHYGWLSPTQMIDGLALGETTPGPLIMVVAFVGFVGGYLQPMFGANQAFLAGAVAAGLVTWFTFLPSFLFILAGGPLVESTHNELKFTAPLTAITAAVVGVILNLALFFGYHVLWPAGFDGAFHWSSAAIALAAAVALFRYKRGVIHVLIGCAVAGLALHLFR, encoded by the coding sequence ATGGCTGAACACCTGCAAGCAACTGCCGGGCAAACACCCGCCTCTGTCGGCCTGGGCCAGGCATTGCTGTTCTGGCTGAAGCTGGGTTTCGTCAGTTTCGGTGGCCCGGCCGGGCAGATTGCGATCATGCACCAGGAGCTGGTGGAGCGGCGCCGCTGGATCAGTGAGCGGCGTTTTCTGCATGCCCTCAACTACTGCATGTTGCTGCCCGGGCCGGAGGCCCAGCAACTGGCCACCTACATCGGCTGGCTGACGCACCGTACCTGGGGCGGGGTGATTGCCGGCGCTCTGTTCGTGCTCCCGTCGCTGTTCATTCTGATCGGCCTGTCGTGGGTGTACCTGACCTGGAGCGAAGTACCGGTGGTAGCCGGGATTTTCGAAGGGATCAAGCCGGCCGTGACCGCCATCGTCGTGCATGCCGCCCACCGCATTGGCACGCGGGCGCTAAAGAATGGCTGGTTATGGGCCATTGCCGCGGCCTCGTTCGTGGCCATTTTCGCGCTCGACGTCCCCTTTCCGCTGATCGTGCTGGCGGCCGCACTGCTGGGGTATGTCGGTGGCCGGGTGCTGCCGGCACAGTTCGCGCCAGGTGGTGGCCACAGCGCAGCCAGGGCCCGCCAGCGCCCGGCGCTGATCGACGACGAGACCCCGATACCCTCGCACGCCCGCTTCAGCTGGGGCCGTCTGGTGACCTTGCTGCTGGCAGTGGCGGCGCTTTGGCTTCTGCCCATGGGCCTGCTGACGGCGGCCTTTGGCTGGCAAGGCACACTGACGCAAATGGGCTGGTTCTTCACCAAGGCGGCGCTGCTGACCTTCGGAGGTGCCTATGCAGTGCTGCCCTATGTCTATCAAGGGGCTGTCAGCCACTATGGCTGGCTGTCGCCCACGCAGATGATCGATGGCCTGGCGCTGGGCGAGACCACGCCCGGGCCGCTGATCATGGTGGTGGCCTTCGTCGGTTTCGTCGGTGGCTACCTGCAGCCGATGTTCGGCGCCAACCAGGCGTTCCTCGCGGGCGCTGTGGCGGCGGGCCTGGTGACCTGGTTCACCTTCCTGCCCTCGTTCCTGTTCATCCTCGCCGGAGGGCCGCTGGTGGAGTCGACCCACAACGAACTGAAATTCACCGCCCCGTTGACCGCGATAACTGCGGCTGTAGTGGGGGTAATCCTCAACCTTGCGCTGTTCTTCGGCTACCACGTGCTGTGGCCGGCCGGGTTCGATGGCGCGTTCCACTGGTCCTCGGCTGCGATAGCGCTCGCGGCGGCTGTGGCACTGTTCCGTTACAAGCGCGGGGTGATACACGTGTTGATCGGCTGCGCCGTTGCCGGGCTCGCCCTTCACCTTTTCCGCTGA